The Saccharothrix variisporea genome has a segment encoding these proteins:
- a CDS encoding putative bifunctional diguanylate cyclase/phosphodiesterase, which translates to MSGNGGLHREVLDRADVGFGVTDGQGVLRWVNPALAEILGVAVDRVAGRSLPALLPGAPERPRSGLALLTPSAYRKGHRWLEVTCQPLGSEDELLYRVVDVTAWRDRELEATHEADALRRAQVLGRMGTWEWHIAEDRVVWSDTLLEMFGFPPDTKLDFDGYAELVHPDDLSMIQATLEEAMRTGAGFSYTHRMMLADRRTERWFECFGEIITAEDGTPLRALGTAHDITNARRVHDELLALAEQDPLTGLANRRAVTRELERQLASGGQGSLLLLDLDNFKDVNDLRGHAVGDRLMKTLAGTLRSRLSGSGLIGRLGGDEFAVVLPGCPPEKAQAVAEGLRDAVAALPLVAVSARVTVSTGVAEYGAGDTWELVLANADLALYASKAAGRNRVTVYEPGHYADTAKRVSVMDRLRAALENGGFALHAMPMVQLASGKTLGHELLLRLEDHQDPPLGPAEFLAEAERSNLVLDIDRWVLSTAIDALVRHPSVDLKFNVNISGRTLEDEDFGGFVLDRLSTAGVAPGRLGLEITETAAVTNLDAARALALQLRGFGCRITLDDFGSGFGSFVHLKHLPITGIKIDGEFVRGIDERSTDAVLVSGIVEIARGLGLSAVAEWVERPAQVETLTRLGVRVGQGFHLGRAIPLTQLLSGDGVGPNGALSSPRVGAEDGARS; encoded by the coding sequence GTGAGCGGCAACGGCGGGTTGCACCGGGAGGTGCTGGACCGGGCCGATGTCGGTTTCGGTGTGACCGACGGGCAGGGCGTGCTGCGCTGGGTGAACCCGGCGCTGGCGGAGATCCTCGGGGTCGCGGTGGACCGGGTGGCGGGCAGGTCGTTGCCCGCGCTGCTGCCCGGCGCCCCGGAACGGCCCCGCTCCGGGCTGGCGTTGTTGACGCCGTCGGCCTACCGCAAGGGGCACCGCTGGCTGGAGGTGACCTGCCAGCCGCTGGGCTCGGAGGACGAGCTGCTCTACCGCGTGGTGGACGTGACGGCGTGGCGGGACCGGGAGCTGGAGGCCACGCACGAGGCCGACGCGTTGCGCCGCGCGCAGGTGCTGGGCCGGATGGGCACGTGGGAGTGGCACATCGCCGAGGACCGGGTGGTGTGGTCGGACACGCTGCTGGAGATGTTCGGGTTCCCGCCCGACACCAAGCTGGACTTCGACGGCTACGCCGAGCTGGTGCACCCCGACGACCTGTCGATGATCCAGGCGACGCTGGAGGAGGCCATGCGCACCGGCGCGGGCTTCTCCTACACCCACCGGATGATGCTGGCCGACCGCCGCACCGAGCGCTGGTTCGAGTGCTTCGGCGAGATCATCACCGCCGAGGACGGCACCCCGTTGCGCGCGTTGGGCACCGCGCACGACATCACCAACGCCCGCCGGGTGCACGACGAGCTGTTGGCGCTGGCCGAGCAGGACCCGTTGACGGGCCTGGCGAACCGGCGCGCGGTGACCCGGGAGCTGGAGCGCCAGCTGGCGAGCGGCGGGCAGGGGTCGTTGCTGCTGCTGGACCTGGACAACTTCAAGGACGTCAACGACCTGCGCGGCCACGCGGTGGGCGACCGGTTGATGAAGACCCTGGCCGGGACGCTGCGGTCGCGGCTGTCCGGGTCGGGGCTGATCGGGCGGCTGGGCGGGGACGAGTTCGCGGTGGTGCTGCCGGGCTGCCCGCCGGAGAAGGCGCAGGCGGTCGCGGAGGGGCTGCGGGACGCGGTGGCGGCGTTGCCGCTGGTCGCGGTGTCCGCGCGGGTGACGGTCTCGACGGGGGTGGCCGAGTACGGGGCCGGGGACACGTGGGAGCTGGTGCTGGCCAACGCCGACCTCGCGCTCTACGCGTCGAAGGCGGCGGGCCGCAACCGGGTCACCGTCTACGAGCCGGGTCACTACGCCGACACCGCGAAACGGGTGTCGGTGATGGACCGGTTGCGCGCGGCGCTGGAGAACGGCGGGTTCGCGCTGCACGCCATGCCGATGGTGCAGTTGGCCAGCGGGAAGACCCTGGGTCACGAGCTGCTTCTGCGGCTGGAGGACCACCAGGACCCGCCGCTGGGTCCGGCGGAGTTCCTCGCGGAGGCGGAGCGGTCCAACCTGGTGCTCGACATCGACCGGTGGGTGCTGTCCACGGCGATCGACGCGCTGGTGCGCCACCCGTCCGTGGACCTGAAGTTCAACGTCAACATCTCCGGCCGGACGCTGGAGGACGAGGACTTCGGCGGGTTCGTGCTCGACCGGCTGTCCACCGCCGGGGTCGCGCCGGGCCGGCTCGGTCTGGAGATCACCGAGACCGCGGCGGTGACGAACCTGGACGCGGCGCGGGCGTTGGCGTTGCAGCTGCGCGGGTTCGGCTGCCGGATCACCCTGGACGACTTCGGCTCGGGGTTCGGGTCGTTCGTGCACCTGAAGCACCTGCCGATCACCGGGATCAAGATCGACGGCGAGTTCGTGCGCGGCATCGACGAGCGCTCGACCGACGCGGTGCTGGTGTCGGGGATCGTGGAGATCGCCCGCGGCCTGGGGTTGTCGGCGGTGGCGGAGTGGGTGGAGCGGCCGGCGCAGGTGGAGACGTTGACCCGGTTGGGGGTGCGGGTCGGGCAGGGTTTCCACCTGGGTCGCGCGATCCCGCTGACACAGCTCCTTTCGGGTGATGGCGTGGGTCCGAACGGAGCATTGTCGTCACCCCGGGTGGGTGCGGAGGATGGGGCGCGTTCCTGA
- a CDS encoding DUF6886 family protein translates to MRPAPGELLHFSEDPGITRFVPHVAATARQPEAYVWTVDHDQAPAYWFPRQCPRAMAWTDHDTPPADADWLGPHRVHAVEYGWLEAMRTVRLYAYRFAAEHFRPFGDSAHVATTPVTPLGPPEPVGDLFALHEHAGIELRVLPTLWPFWHQVTARELRFSGIRLRNAKP, encoded by the coding sequence ATGCGCCCAGCACCCGGCGAACTCCTGCACTTCTCCGAAGACCCCGGCATCACCCGCTTCGTCCCCCACGTCGCCGCCACCGCCCGCCAACCCGAGGCCTACGTGTGGACCGTCGACCACGACCAGGCCCCCGCCTACTGGTTCCCCCGCCAGTGCCCGCGCGCCATGGCCTGGACCGACCACGACACCCCGCCCGCCGACGCCGACTGGCTGGGCCCCCACCGCGTCCACGCCGTCGAGTACGGCTGGCTGGAGGCGATGCGCACGGTCCGCCTCTACGCGTACCGGTTCGCCGCCGAGCACTTCCGGCCCTTCGGCGACAGCGCCCACGTCGCCACCACCCCCGTCACGCCGCTCGGCCCTCCCGAACCCGTCGGAGACCTGTTCGCCCTGCACGAGCACGCCGGCATCGAACTGCGGGTCCTGCCGACGCTGTGGCCGTTCTGGCACCAGGTCACCGCCCGGGAACTGCGGTTCAGCGGCATCCGCCTGCGCAACGCCAAGCCCTGA
- a CDS encoding HAD family hydrolase, with protein MADNERRVDAVVLDWGGVLTVSVPAFIQDWLTRENIDRDRYSATMRAWMGRDAAPDNPVHRLETGELAADEFEALLAAELTTLDGREIAAQGLLRRMFGSATPDPAMVDLVRTVRDTGVTTVLLSNSWGEGYPEDLLLELFDTIVISGRIGLRKPDPRIFTHTLDLIGLPAHRCVFLDDAPVNVEGARAVGLHAHRHTDADSSRAVLADLLGHDLLGATL; from the coding sequence GTGGCTGACAACGAGCGTCGGGTCGACGCGGTCGTGCTGGACTGGGGCGGCGTGCTCACCGTCTCCGTGCCCGCGTTCATCCAGGACTGGCTGACCCGCGAGAACATCGACCGCGACCGCTACAGCGCGACCATGCGCGCCTGGATGGGCCGCGACGCCGCCCCGGACAACCCCGTGCACCGGCTGGAGACCGGCGAGCTGGCCGCCGACGAGTTCGAGGCGCTGCTGGCCGCCGAGCTCACCACCCTCGACGGCCGCGAGATCGCCGCCCAGGGCCTGCTGCGCCGCATGTTCGGCAGCGCCACCCCCGACCCGGCGATGGTCGACCTGGTCCGCACCGTCCGCGACACCGGCGTCACCACCGTGCTGCTGTCCAACAGCTGGGGCGAGGGCTACCCCGAGGACCTGCTGCTGGAACTGTTCGACACCATCGTGATCAGCGGGCGCATCGGGTTGCGCAAACCCGACCCGCGCATCTTCACCCACACCCTGGACCTGATCGGCCTGCCCGCCCACCGCTGCGTCTTCCTCGACGACGCCCCGGTCAACGTCGAAGGCGCCCGCGCCGTCGGACTGCACGCCCACCGCCACACCGACGCCGACTCCAGCCGCGCCGTCCTGGCCGACCTGCTCGGGCACGACCTCCTGGGAGCCACGCTGTGA
- a CDS encoding phosphotransferase family protein has protein sequence MTDLPGLDLHKLAAHLHTPPLTGELIPGGRSNLTYRVTDGANRWVLRRPPLGHVLATAHDMAREHRVISALAGTAVPVPKVEHLCQDPDVIGAPFYLMQEMPGTALRHRDQCPWLTPDKAAALSHRLVDVLADLHAVDPHAVGLGDFGRPDGFLQRQVTRWGKQLDASRSRDLPGIDQLRDRLADTVPTSARATIVHGDYRLDNVLVTAEPTDISAVLDWEMATLGDPLADLGLLRVYWTGVGLDDDPVTGTVLGLPGFATADELTERYATRSGADVSRLGWYTAFAYFKLAVILEGIHFRFTTGKTVGAGFDQIGNLTLPLVRQGLAATGGVR, from the coding sequence GTGACCGACCTGCCCGGCCTGGACCTGCACAAGCTCGCCGCCCACCTCCACACCCCGCCGCTGACCGGCGAACTGATCCCCGGCGGCCGGTCCAACCTCACCTACCGCGTCACCGACGGCGCCAACCGGTGGGTGCTGCGCCGCCCGCCGCTGGGCCACGTCCTGGCCACCGCCCACGACATGGCCCGCGAACACCGCGTCATCTCCGCGCTGGCCGGCACCGCCGTCCCCGTGCCCAAGGTCGAGCACCTGTGCCAGGACCCCGACGTCATCGGCGCCCCGTTCTACCTCATGCAGGAGATGCCCGGCACCGCCCTGCGCCACCGCGACCAGTGCCCCTGGCTCACCCCCGACAAGGCCGCCGCCCTGTCCCACCGCCTGGTCGACGTCCTGGCCGACCTGCACGCCGTGGACCCGCACGCGGTCGGCCTGGGCGACTTCGGCCGCCCCGACGGGTTCCTGCAGCGCCAGGTCACCCGCTGGGGCAAGCAGCTCGACGCCTCCCGCAGCCGCGACCTGCCCGGCATCGACCAGCTGCGCGACCGGCTGGCCGACACCGTCCCCACCTCCGCGCGCGCCACGATCGTGCACGGCGACTACCGCCTGGACAACGTCCTGGTCACCGCCGAGCCGACCGACATCAGCGCCGTCCTGGACTGGGAGATGGCCACCCTAGGCGACCCCCTGGCCGACCTTGGCCTGCTGCGCGTCTACTGGACCGGCGTCGGCCTGGACGACGACCCCGTCACCGGCACCGTGCTCGGCCTGCCCGGCTTCGCCACCGCCGACGAGCTCACCGAGCGCTACGCCACCCGCAGCGGCGCCGACGTCTCCCGACTCGGCTGGTACACCGCGTTCGCCTACTTCAAGCTCGCCGTCATCCTCGAAGGCATCCACTTCCGCTTCACCACCGGCAAGACGGTCGGGGCGGGCTTCGACCAGATCGGGAACCTCACCCTGCCGCTGGTCCGGCAGGGACTCGCCGCCACCGGAGGAGTGCGCTGA
- a CDS encoding acyl-CoA dehydrogenase family protein, with protein sequence MDFAYDAKTQELREKLLRFMDEHVYPAEQIAHRQLEEAEDPWARPPVIEDLKAEARRQGLWNLFLPDTDHGAGLTNLQYAPLAEITGRSPHLAPEALNCAAPDTGNMEVLAMFGTEQQKKQWLQPLLDGEIRSAFCMTEPDVASSDATNIATRIERDGDHYVINGRKWWSSGAMAPNCAIFIVMGKTDPDAERHRQQAMILVPRDTPGVHVKRGMHVFGYTDASHGGHAEIVFDNVRVPADNLIAGEGEGFAIAQARLGPGRIHHCMRLIGIAERALELMCRRAVSRVAFGQPIARQGVVQEWIAESRVRIEQARLLVLKTAWLMDTVGNKGAHTEIQAIKIATPLMAEWVLDKAIQAHGAGGVSQDFPLADLWAQARTLRLADGPDEVHRMSLAKRELKKYL encoded by the coding sequence ATGGACTTCGCCTACGACGCCAAGACCCAGGAACTGCGGGAGAAGCTCCTGCGGTTCATGGACGAGCACGTCTACCCCGCCGAACAGATCGCCCACCGCCAACTCGAAGAAGCCGAAGACCCGTGGGCGCGTCCGCCGGTCATCGAAGACCTCAAGGCCGAAGCCCGCCGCCAGGGCCTGTGGAACCTGTTCCTGCCCGACACCGACCACGGCGCGGGCCTGACCAACCTCCAGTACGCGCCGCTGGCCGAGATCACCGGCCGCAGCCCCCACCTGGCCCCGGAAGCGCTCAACTGCGCCGCGCCCGACACCGGGAACATGGAAGTCCTGGCCATGTTCGGCACCGAACAGCAGAAGAAGCAGTGGCTCCAACCCTTGCTCGACGGCGAGATCCGCTCCGCGTTCTGCATGACCGAACCCGACGTCGCCTCCTCCGACGCCACCAACATCGCCACCCGCATCGAACGCGACGGCGACCACTACGTCATCAACGGCCGCAAGTGGTGGTCCTCCGGCGCCATGGCCCCCAACTGCGCCATCTTCATCGTGATGGGCAAGACCGACCCCGACGCCGAACGCCACCGCCAACAGGCCATGATCCTCGTGCCGCGCGACACCCCGGGCGTGCACGTCAAACGCGGCATGCACGTCTTCGGCTACACCGACGCCTCCCACGGCGGCCACGCCGAGATCGTGTTCGACAACGTCCGCGTGCCCGCCGACAACCTCATCGCCGGCGAAGGCGAGGGCTTCGCGATCGCCCAGGCCCGCCTGGGCCCCGGCCGCATCCACCACTGCATGCGCCTGATCGGCATCGCCGAACGCGCCCTGGAACTCATGTGCCGCCGCGCGGTCTCCCGGGTCGCGTTCGGGCAGCCCATCGCACGCCAGGGCGTGGTGCAGGAGTGGATCGCCGAGTCCCGCGTCCGCATCGAACAGGCCCGCCTGCTCGTGCTCAAGACCGCGTGGCTGATGGACACCGTGGGCAACAAGGGCGCCCACACCGAGATCCAGGCCATCAAGATCGCCACCCCGCTGATGGCCGAATGGGTGCTGGACAAGGCCATCCAGGCCCACGGCGCCGGTGGCGTCTCCCAGGACTTCCCCCTGGCCGACCTGTGGGCCCAGGCCCGCACCCTGCGCCTGGCCGACGGCCCCGACGAGGTCCACCGCATGTCCCTGGCCAAGCGGGAACTGAAGAAGTACCTCTGA
- a CDS encoding M55 family metallopeptidase, producing the protein MRILVSADMEGATGVTWTDDVLPGTEPWQRFRRLFTWDVNACVEGLFAGGADDVLVNEAHNNQRNLLLEELDQRARMLTGRHKPLSMMQGIDSGVDGVVFLGYHAGAGQEGVLAHTYLENQITGVWLDGVPASEGRLNAALAAEYGVPVLLVTGDDRTCADAATYAPDAQLVEVKECVSRYAAICTPPGVTQPLITTAARYATRRARRHDPRTGAHRIEVEFDATHLAAAAAVVPTVELLAPRRVGFDAASMTLAMQAFKVVTAIAAGAVEGIYG; encoded by the coding sequence ATGCGGATCTTGGTCTCGGCCGACATGGAAGGCGCCACCGGCGTCACCTGGACCGACGACGTGCTGCCCGGCACCGAACCGTGGCAGCGGTTCCGGCGCCTGTTCACCTGGGACGTCAACGCCTGCGTCGAGGGCCTGTTCGCCGGCGGCGCGGACGACGTGCTGGTCAACGAAGCCCACAACAACCAGCGCAACCTCCTGCTGGAGGAACTCGACCAACGCGCCCGCATGCTCACCGGCCGCCACAAGCCGCTGTCGATGATGCAGGGCATCGACTCCGGCGTGGACGGCGTGGTGTTCCTCGGCTACCACGCCGGCGCGGGCCAGGAGGGCGTGCTGGCGCACACCTACCTGGAGAACCAGATCACCGGAGTGTGGCTCGACGGCGTCCCCGCGAGCGAAGGCCGCCTCAACGCCGCCCTGGCCGCCGAATACGGCGTGCCCGTCCTGCTGGTCACCGGCGACGACCGCACCTGCGCCGACGCCGCCACCTACGCCCCCGACGCGCAGCTGGTCGAGGTCAAGGAATGCGTCAGCCGCTACGCCGCCATCTGCACACCCCCGGGCGTGACCCAACCCCTGATCACCACCGCCGCCCGCTACGCCACCCGCCGCGCCCGCCGCCACGACCCCCGCACCGGCGCGCACCGCATCGAGGTCGAGTTCGACGCCACCCACCTGGCCGCCGCCGCGGCCGTCGTGCCCACCGTCGAACTCCTGGCACCCCGCCGCGTGGGCTTCGACGCCGCCTCCATGACCCTGGCCATGCAGGCGTTCAAAGTCGTCACCGCCATCGCCGCCGGCGCCGTGGAAGGCATCTACGGCTGA
- a CDS encoding helix-turn-helix domain-containing protein: MQELLDELSRALGRGVSVDDVSGRVVAHSAQTDEVDPARVRAILARRVPPEVAAWQDRHGVAEATGPVRVPANAELGFAQRVGFPLRRGGALVGFLWVLGAEVDVEVVAGYLPALAAAVRVGDSSPVRVVVGWEPRVVRTVQAGEPVPDLAGHVGVSDPHPPERAGAAYQQAVAAAELSALDPSLPRVARWSELGAYRLLLGAPAGEVLAGLSPTLLSTLEAYLDSGCDARATAAALHLHRTSLYYRLGRIAEVTGRDPADGRARLELHLALKLARLARRGRP, encoded by the coding sequence GTGCAGGAGCTGCTGGACGAGCTGTCGCGGGCGTTGGGGCGCGGGGTGTCGGTGGACGACGTGTCCGGCCGGGTGGTGGCGCACAGCGCGCAGACCGACGAGGTGGACCCGGCGCGGGTGCGGGCGATCCTGGCGCGGCGGGTGCCGCCGGAGGTGGCGGCGTGGCAGGACCGGCACGGGGTGGCGGAGGCGACCGGGCCGGTGCGGGTGCCGGCGAACGCGGAGCTGGGGTTCGCGCAGCGGGTGGGGTTCCCGTTGCGGCGGGGCGGGGCGTTGGTGGGGTTCCTGTGGGTGTTGGGCGCGGAGGTCGACGTCGAGGTGGTGGCCGGGTACCTGCCGGCGTTGGCGGCGGCGGTGCGGGTCGGGGACTCCTCGCCGGTGCGGGTGGTGGTCGGGTGGGAGCCGCGGGTGGTGCGGACGGTCCAGGCCGGTGAGCCGGTGCCCGACCTGGCCGGTCACGTGGGGGTGAGCGACCCGCACCCGCCGGAGCGGGCGGGCGCGGCCTACCAGCAGGCGGTGGCGGCGGCGGAGCTGTCGGCGCTGGACCCGTCGTTGCCGCGGGTGGCGCGGTGGTCGGAGCTGGGGGCGTACCGGTTGCTGTTGGGTGCTCCGGCGGGTGAGGTGCTGGCGGGGTTGTCGCCGACGTTGCTGTCCACTTTGGAGGCTTACCTGGACTCGGGGTGCGACGCGCGGGCGACGGCGGCGGCGCTGCACCTGCACCGGACGTCGCTGTACTACCGGTTGGGGCGGATCGCGGAGGTGACGGGCCGGGACCCGGCGGACGGGCGGGCGCGGCTGGAGCTGCACCTGGCGTTGAAGCTGGCCCGGTTGGCCCGGCGCGGCCGGCCGTAG
- the glyA gene encoding serine hydroxymethyltransferase: MTDTVTTSRIAPWASPRAQRRLAQVEAAVSADLSPAGVAATVRTALDAHAAQVDHDGIVLYAGTNIPSPAAASATLPTLSGRPSMGWPGEKYQVGLDHLDTLEVLAPLLVADLMEGAHAEVRLQSATLANLAVYTAFAAPGDTIAVLPEAAGGHASHHAQGVPAVRGLTVVDLPYDPVRLDLDYPALPGFLREHRPKVVVIGASMMLFPHDVAAVRAAADQVGAILLYDASHMAGLVAGKLFQRPLHEGAHVLTFSTYKSFGGPSGGCVVTRDPELAERVSTVAYPGMLANYDAGRLGALAVTAAELAADGTAYAQACVTNAQTLAAALAAEGFPVVGRDGEHTRSHHLAIDAHDLGGGDAAGLRLGDAGIYLSGIGLPWQHPDEGLRGLRIGTQEITRLGFTPADQPRIAHLMRRALLDREAPERVRADAIALRREVNSRQTDSRPADSR, from the coding sequence GTGACCGACACCGTGACCACCAGCAGGATCGCCCCGTGGGCCTCGCCGCGCGCCCAGCGCCGCCTCGCGCAGGTCGAAGCCGCCGTGTCCGCCGACCTGAGCCCGGCCGGCGTCGCCGCCACCGTCCGCACGGCCCTCGACGCGCACGCCGCCCAGGTCGACCACGACGGCATCGTGCTCTACGCGGGCACCAACATCCCCAGCCCCGCCGCCGCGTCGGCCACCCTGCCCACCCTGTCGGGCCGGCCCAGCATGGGGTGGCCGGGCGAGAAGTACCAGGTCGGCCTCGACCACCTGGACACCCTCGAAGTCCTCGCCCCGCTGCTGGTCGCCGACCTCATGGAAGGCGCGCACGCCGAGGTCCGCCTCCAGAGCGCCACCCTGGCCAACCTCGCCGTCTACACCGCCTTCGCCGCACCCGGCGACACCATCGCCGTGCTCCCCGAAGCCGCCGGCGGCCACGCCAGCCACCACGCCCAGGGCGTCCCGGCCGTGCGCGGCCTGACCGTGGTCGACCTGCCCTACGACCCCGTCCGCCTCGACCTCGACTACCCGGCACTGCCGGGTTTCCTGCGCGAACACCGCCCGAAGGTCGTCGTCATCGGGGCGAGCATGATGCTGTTCCCGCACGACGTCGCCGCCGTCCGCGCCGCCGCCGACCAGGTCGGCGCGATCCTGCTCTACGACGCCTCCCACATGGCCGGACTCGTCGCCGGCAAGCTGTTCCAGCGCCCGCTGCACGAAGGCGCGCACGTGCTCACCTTCTCCACCTACAAGTCCTTCGGCGGACCCTCCGGCGGCTGCGTCGTCACCCGCGACCCCGAGCTCGCCGAACGCGTCTCCACCGTCGCCTACCCCGGCATGCTCGCCAACTACGACGCCGGCCGCCTGGGCGCGCTCGCCGTCACCGCCGCCGAACTCGCCGCTGACGGCACCGCCTACGCCCAGGCCTGCGTCACCAACGCCCAGACCCTCGCCGCGGCCCTGGCCGCCGAAGGGTTCCCGGTCGTCGGCCGCGACGGCGAACACACCCGCTCCCACCACCTCGCCATCGACGCCCACGACCTCGGCGGCGGCGACGCCGCGGGCCTGCGGCTCGGCGACGCCGGCATCTACCTGTCCGGCATCGGCCTGCCCTGGCAGCACCCCGACGAAGGACTGCGCGGCCTGCGCATCGGCACCCAGGAGATCACCCGCCTCGGCTTCACCCCCGCCGACCAACCCCGCATCGCCCACCTCATGCGCCGCGCCCTGCTCGACCGCGAGGCCCCCGAGCGGGTCCGCGCCGACGCCATCGCCCTGCGCCGCGAAGTCAACTCCCGTCAGACCGACTCCCGCCCGGCCGACTCCCGGTAG
- a CDS encoding helix-turn-helix transcriptional regulator has protein sequence MADTSARLLRLLSLLQTPRDWSGPELAQRLAVTTRTVRNDVERLRGLGYPVHATPGRAGGYRLGAGAALPPLLLDDEEAVAVAIGLRTARGVSGIEETSARALAKLEQVLPARLRHRVNGLVGAVEPVSSAGPAVPAAVVTALAAACRAREVLRFDYSSHEGAVSVRRVEPYRLVHVRGRWYLVAFDLERGDWRTFRADRVAPRVPTGPRFVPRELPSPDLAAYVSRGLVTATWKFRADVLVAASAQEVAAKVPEAVVEAVDEGRCVLRVGADTPGLLAVYLGMLDADFTVTGPPELVERVGALADRFARAVRPTGSRPGGSRSDGS, from the coding sequence ATGGCGGACACCTCGGCGCGGCTGTTGCGGCTGCTGTCGCTGTTGCAGACCCCGCGGGACTGGTCGGGGCCGGAGTTGGCGCAGCGGTTGGCGGTGACCACGCGGACCGTGCGCAACGACGTGGAGCGGTTGCGGGGCTTGGGTTATCCGGTGCACGCGACGCCGGGACGGGCAGGTGGCTACCGGTTGGGTGCGGGTGCGGCGCTGCCGCCGTTGCTGCTGGACGACGAGGAGGCGGTGGCGGTGGCGATCGGGTTGCGCACCGCGCGTGGGGTGTCGGGGATCGAGGAGACCTCGGCGCGGGCGTTGGCCAAGCTGGAGCAGGTGCTGCCGGCGCGGTTGCGGCACCGGGTGAACGGGCTGGTCGGCGCGGTGGAGCCGGTGTCGTCGGCGGGTCCAGCGGTGCCGGCTGCGGTGGTGACGGCGTTGGCGGCGGCGTGCCGGGCGCGGGAGGTGCTGCGGTTCGACTACTCCTCGCACGAGGGGGCGGTGTCGGTGCGGCGGGTGGAGCCCTACCGGTTGGTGCACGTGCGGGGCCGCTGGTACCTGGTGGCGTTCGACCTGGAGCGGGGTGACTGGCGGACCTTCCGGGCGGACCGGGTGGCGCCGCGGGTGCCGACGGGGCCGCGGTTCGTGCCGCGGGAGCTGCCGTCGCCGGACCTGGCTGCCTACGTGTCGCGGGGGTTGGTGACGGCGACGTGGAAGTTCCGGGCGGACGTGCTGGTGGCGGCCTCGGCGCAGGAGGTGGCGGCGAAGGTGCCCGAGGCCGTGGTGGAGGCGGTGGACGAGGGGCGGTGCGTGCTGCGGGTGGGTGCGGACACGCCGGGGTTGTTGGCGGTGTACCTGGGGATGCTGGACGCGGATTTCACGGTGACCGGCCCGCCGGAGCTGGTGGAGCGGGTGGGTGCGTTGGCGGACCGGTTCGCGCGGGCGGTGCGACCTACCGGGAGTCGGCCGGGCGGGAGTCGGTCTGACGGGAGTTGA
- a CDS encoding epoxide hydrolase family protein, translated as MTITEFRIDIPQTDVDDLRHRLTHTRWPRQTTTGWQRGVPVEWLRETTAYWAHDYDWRAREAELDAFPQFTTDVDGRRVHFLHVRSADATAPALLLVHGWPGSPVDFTRLIPLLPDYHLVVPSLPGFGFSDPGGGVTQAAHALGVVMERLGYDTYFAQAGDAGAGVVGALSTLHPERVRAIHVNGPSPMPFGPPLDPDRFTGRDRGRAQRFNALRETGLGYLQLQTTRPHTLGYGLTDSPVAQLAWIAEKYAEWTDPAHPLPDQAIDRDLLLTSATVHWFTGTGATSAQFLYESMNSGDPWATPAAPVGFAVFAGDLGIRSLYDPDGVLPHWTEFDRGGHFPAMETPELLAADLRLWFGGFR; from the coding sequence ATGACGATCACCGAGTTCCGCATCGACATCCCGCAGACCGACGTGGACGACCTGCGCCACCGCCTCACCCACACCCGCTGGCCCCGCCAGACCACCACCGGCTGGCAGCGGGGAGTGCCCGTCGAGTGGCTGCGCGAGACCACCGCGTACTGGGCGCACGACTACGACTGGCGGGCCCGCGAAGCCGAACTCGACGCCTTCCCGCAGTTCACCACCGACGTCGACGGCCGCCGCGTGCACTTCCTGCACGTCCGCTCCGCCGACGCGACCGCCCCCGCCCTGCTGCTCGTGCACGGCTGGCCCGGCTCCCCGGTCGACTTCACCCGCCTGATCCCGCTGCTGCCCGACTACCACCTGGTCGTGCCGTCCCTGCCCGGCTTCGGGTTCTCCGACCCCGGCGGCGGCGTCACCCAGGCCGCGCACGCACTCGGCGTCGTCATGGAACGCCTCGGCTACGACACCTACTTCGCCCAGGCCGGGGACGCCGGCGCGGGCGTGGTCGGCGCGTTGAGCACCCTGCACCCCGAGCGGGTGCGCGCGATCCACGTCAACGGCCCCAGCCCCATGCCCTTCGGCCCGCCCCTGGACCCCGACCGGTTCACCGGACGCGACCGCGGACGGGCACAGCGGTTCAACGCCCTGCGCGAGACCGGCCTGGGCTACCTCCAACTCCAGACCACCCGCCCGCACACCCTCGGCTACGGCCTCACCGACTCCCCGGTCGCGCAACTGGCGTGGATCGCCGAGAAGTACGCCGAGTGGACCGACCCCGCCCACCCGCTGCCCGACCAGGCCATCGACCGCGACCTGCTGCTCACCAGCGCCACCGTCCACTGGTTCACCGGCACCGGCGCCACCTCCGCCCAGTTCCTCTACGAGAGCATGAACTCCGGCGACCCGTGGGCCACCCCCGCCGCCCCGGTCGGGTTCGCCGTCTTCGCGGGCGACCTGGGCATCCGGTCGCTCTACGACCCCGACGGCGTCCTGCCGCACTGGACCGAGTTCGACCGCGGCGGGCACTTCCCGGCCATGGAAACCCCCGAACTGCTGGCGGCGGACCTCCGGCTGTGGTTCGGTGGCTTCCGGTGA